Within the Papaver somniferum cultivar HN1 unplaced genomic scaffold, ASM357369v1 unplaced-scaffold_22, whole genome shotgun sequence genome, the region CAGTATTCCTTCAATTTTTCGGATCTTGGGGGTTGCTTTCCTTTTGACCATGGCCATTCCAAGTTTTCTCGATCCTTAATTTCTTTTAAGATTCGAGCGTAACTTGTGTTTAGCTTCGTGAAGACTTGATCTTCGAATCTTCGATCATCGTTTCGAGGaccttctcttcttcatctcctaTCTTCGTATGGGCGTTCGATTGAACTTCTTTTCCATCCGCTGGCCTGCTCTGTGGAGTTAGTTCGATAAGATCTTTGAGCATGGGCCCTCGGATTTGCTCGTTGGATTTCTTCCAACCTGGCGTGTTTTTCGATGATTACTCGAAGATCCCCTTCCGTCGTGGGTACGCTCCCGTGAATCTCGACAAACAACGGGCTCATCCTGTCTAaaccccacttgtagcagttaatGCTGACCACTGGGTCCATATTTCCTATCTCCTGACATATCTTATGCCATCTATCCGTGTATTCCCTGGTCATCTCCTTGTATCTGATGGCTAATGAGAATAACTTGTCCATCCCAGCGTGGACAACCTTGTTATACATATAAGTTCTTAAAAACTTTTCGGTGAGTTTCTCATATGATCCGATGGAGTTGGGAGGTAGGTTATCAAACCAGGACAGAGCCGATACCTTCAAGCTTGaagggaaatatctacagaggaccaCGTCGTCCTAATCCCATCGGGCCAACATACGGTTGTAATACCGAAGATGGGACGCGGGATCGCTGGATCCATCGTAGCATTCAAATGCTGGGATCAGACATTTTTTGGGGATTTCAGCTTTGGCTAAGCTTGGGACTAGAGGAGTAgtattagcttctctcatgacttcCTCTAATCTTCCACCTCCTTGCCTGGCCTTCAGGTgcttgatctctgccatcatctcagcGCGAAGATCTTCCATCGCACGGTGATGGCCGGCTATTGCTGCGGATTGCCCTGGTCTTCGATCATTGCTATCGAAGTAATCCGAGTCTTCGGGAGCATATTCTTGGTCTGACGATCGGTTTCCCCTGATGTGTCCTCGGTTCAAGGGCTCGGGATTGGCTTTGTTTGTTACGACTATTCTTCGATCGTGATTTGGCTCTGGTGATTTTGAATTAGCTTCGTCATGTTGGTTCGCCATCTTATCTTTGAGCTCCTGGTTTTCTCTAGCCAGTAATGCCACTGCTTCAGCGTATGTTCTCTGATTCTTCTTTAGTTCTTCGAGCTCTGCCATCAATTGGGAGGAATGATTCGATCCTTGGTTTGGTGTCCCGACCTGTCCCTGCCCTCCAACCGCCATGGTTCCACCTTCGTCGATTGTATGGATTTGGGGGGCATGGGGATCGGTAGCCCTCATCGGTGGCTCTCCTTGTGTTACGATGGGTTGATTCATCGTTAGCAATGGCTGAGTGGTTGGAATGGTCAGGTTTTGATCATTTGTCTGCGGCATTCTGATGGTTGCCAGGTGCATTGTTGATTCTGCGAACCCTTCACGTTGCTCATGAACGCGTGATCCCGTTGCTAGATTGGTCTTATCAGCCTGTGATGCAAGGGCTTTGGCCGCCGCTATCGTGCTGGAGTTCATTGGTGAGGTGATCTCAGCTGTGTCCACCTTCTGGGTCGCTGTCTTTGTCTTATCACCCTTCTGCTTACAGCGGGTCACAACTAGTGTGGTCCTCAGCGTTTCTTTTGATGAGGACTTTCCTTTTCCTACCTCTTTGACTTTTTCCATGTCAGATTCCTGCAAAAGACGATAAGCAGTCGAGGGAAAAGGGGATCGCAAGGGTTTTGTTAGCATAGTTAAACTTAAGTGCGGGCGATCACGACACCGAAGGTACGAAAAATACATTCCAGTTATTACTCCCCTCTTCATAGGTATTGGATTTTCTTGATTCCTTCGATCCGTCGTGAAGCTCTAAGAATAACACGAGGGAGTTTTAAATGTGTTCTAACATCCTAATACGACAGATCTACGGTTTTAAATGATAATGGTTGGCAGATCTGTTTGTTTTAAACAGCAAAGGTACCAGATCTGCGGTTTCAACACTCAAAGTCGACAAATTCGGTATTTTAAAAGGACAGATGGCAGATCTGTTACCTTAAAACAAAGCCTAGGAAACAAATCTGCCGTTTTTACAAGTCCGTAAACGAAGTTTGTAGAAGAATCAGCGTAAAACTCTTATGGAAAAATCGGTGTAAAATTCTTGTAGAAGAATCAGCGTAAAACTCTTATAGAATTGCTAAGGCCTTTAAAGGCGGCCATAACGAAGTTATAATAAACCGTCTGAGATACTATTTCACGAGGAATAGTATCCAAGGCTCAAAAATCACaggaaagataaatcttttagcgggacaaagtccctgtttctagcgccagattgtgaacacataaatcacgaaggcatccacgTGTCCACACACAATATGACGGTTATAAATAGCACAAAcacgatgactcatcgactcagagtcttcggactcgtcattgtctagtcgagatTAAGTTAGATCAATAATCCCACAGGGTTACGAAGCATGACAGATCCAGATATAAGTAATAAAATGTAAATACGATGTTGAAATGTAAATAAcacagagatttacgtggttcagcactaaggcctacatccacggggtgttGAGTTTCACTATGCGTTGAAGGGTTACATATGAAGTCGAATGACTTTAAGTGAAATACGATAATAGAGGAAATGTaaatcatacttactcttcctatttctctctcctagttctcTATTCACTCTTACAGATTGGTCGCCCCGTTCTCTCTCAGAGGAggagggtatttatagggaaaatATGCTGGGTCTCTTGTCAGAGACCGTtgaaatcttatcttcttgttctcTGTGCCAATCACGCTGGTGTCTTCGTTCAGAACCGATGCCCCCAGCGACTGTTGTTGATACCGCTGGATCGATGCCTTATCTTCCTTAGATATCTTGACACGTACCCTATGGTTAGGGCATTTAATGTGGGTGGTTGGGTCGTCTACGTGCGACAGTCAGTTGTCTGCAGGTCCCATCACACCCATGTCAGTATGTTTAACCCCTACTGTCGATCTTTGAGTTATCCTTGAGATTGGGTAAAGTAACATTTAGGGCATTTTCCCCTACTTCTCGGTGGTTCGTAGTTTCAGTGCCTCTTGGTATAATGGTcagcatgccttccacgtgtagaTCTTTGGACACGTGTCGAGAGATGGATTATGTGCATACAATAAACCCAGTGCGAAGTATAAAAAGATACAATTATAGAACAACAACCCAAAGTTTATCGTTAAGGCACGAGTCATATCCGAATTTATTGATAACTTACAGGACATACGGGAAGCACGTAATGAAATGACCCCACTTTATTTATTGcgtatctaaagacttaaaggcctagataAAAAAAAGCTCCCACATTGAACGGTGAGGAAATCCTCGCTTCCTATTGGTCGAAATaagtcttttttgagttttgtgaaacgagcgttcctacgaggacacttggcaacttatgatttgtttaaaaaaaataaaaaaggaaaccaaGTTGCCGTGAGATTTTGGAATTCATGATGTGACCATGTTAGGAAATCAAATCCAGCTGAAAAGGGAAACCGAATAATGTATATAAAGGCTCTAAGCGTTTAGCTTTGACGGCCACTTACCACTAATCCTCTCTGTGGACCGACTAAATAAatctacacaaaattggttaaaaagaccaaaatcaagaattcgtgggtgaaaaagacttgtacattttgataccgtttaaatggacaaaaattaaaaagatactgttcaaatggacaaaaatataaaaatagccaggatgtaaccagtttcatcctacccattttcaaatattttttcttatttttaatttatataaggatgcatccagtttcatccttgctattttttaagtttaagccgcgatgaatccagtttcatccttgctatttttttttgtccatttcacccatactaatttttactcgttcatttgaactatgttttaaatttttttttgaacaaatgacccattttccgataaaTCTAACCATAAGTTGTCTGTCTCTCGCCCTTCTCTTTTTCTTGCGATAAACAGTCATAATCTTTACTTCTTAGTCAAatactttttccttctttttgccCTGGATATGAAACTGTTAGCTCCACTCGCCTCTTTTTTTCTTGCTAAAGTCCATTAAGATTGATTAGACCCTGGATATGCAGGCTAAGAGCATGAACAACAGTAGAGATGAATCTAGAGGTGTTTAGCTAATCACTAGCAGTAGAAATTTTAGAAAGCAACAGCAGTAGAGAGATCATCAGCCAAACCACAAACAGCTCCATTTTATGTCGGTGATGATAGTTCATAGAAATTGATAATAGGTGGAGTCAGCTACGGTGCTAATATAACGTTCGGGAAGCTGTCCAGCAAAACCAGTTAACTTTCTTCCTATTATCCATCATCAGCCAAATCACAAACAGCACCAGCTCCAACTATAACATGATAAGGCGGCGATGATATTCTATACCAATAATCAATAAAAAGACTTGACTTTGTTCTAATTCCAAAACTAAGGTACGTGTCTCGATTCCCAAGACTTTCCCCGTTTTGGTTCATAAGCATTGCCATCGGAATTATATGCAAAATCTCATATTTTGTACTGCCTAATATGATGGGGATAATGTGAACcggaagataatatgtttaaGCTTTTTGAAAGGAAACCAAACTTGGAACTGAAGCAGTTGGTGCAGGAGCCGATCATGCCCCGGACAAAGCTGTTGCTGTGACtaggtttccttttctttttttttgataagagaaGAAAATTCATTGCATTAAAATCAAGGAACAGAGTCTTTTTCCAGATTTTCTAGTATGAATTATGGAGCATTAGTGTACCATACATCCATTGACTGAGTTCTTGTATTTTTTGCAATTTTATCAGCGACACCATTAGCATCTCGTTTAACATGAGTGCACATCCAGTTGACAAAACCGCTAAGTAAACTACGACAATCCTGGATTACACTATTTGTTCTCCAGTTTATTCTCCCTAAAGCACCATTTATTGATTCAATGACATTCAAATTATCTCCTTCCAGGTGCAAGTCTTGAATTCCTTTCTGAAGAGCCCACTTTATAGCCTCTAACGCAGCGATTGCTTCTCCTTGTTCCTCATCTGACCCGGAGGATTGCATCCCTTTGGCTCCAATGAATTGACCTGCACCATTTCTCATTATCAGTCCAATTCCAATAGGTTGTAATTTATTAACAAAACTGACATCAAAGTTAATTTTTATACCGGGATCAGTTGGAGGGTTCCAAGTTGCAGTAGTTGTTTCAGTGTCAATCATCGCAGATATTTTAGATATAGCTGCATTTTCTACTTTTGTGATAAAGTTTTTAACAGAAACAATGAATTCAGTTGGCCTGAACTGCATTTTATCAAACACTATGCAACATCTAGTCTTCCAATGTACCAAAGAGTACAACTTATTGCTCTCAGTTTTTCCTGCACAATCTCATCATAACAGTTGTTAGATCTAAATATGTTTGTTAACCAATCAATGAGACTATTATTACCAAACATACCTGTAATAGAATGATTGAGTGCAAACCAAATTCTATGAACCACCGAACAGTCAACTAATAGATGTTGCATAGGCTCGTTTTCAATACCACACAGAGGACAAATTGCATCAATATCTTGAACATATTTGACAATCTTATCTCTAGTAGGTAAACAGTCTTGAATACATCTCCACAAAAAGTGTAAAACTTTCGGAGGTAGTTGGACATTCCAAAACCTTTTCCAGGGAAAACCAACCATCGAAGAAATCACATTCCGCTGAGATTCATCAAGTAAAATATTATAAGCAGACTTAACAGAAAATATTCCATTCCTAGTTCTTGTCCATCTAATTTGGTCTCTTCCTACAGCAGAGATTCTAATTTTGTTTATGTGTTCTACAACATCAGACGGAAACAAACTATTAAGCATATTTAAGTTCCAACTTTTAGTATCCATATCAATTAGTTGACTAACCTTCATGATAGATGAGGAAGACATATTACTAGGGACACGTTTACCTAAACTAGGAACCCAAACATCATTCCATATGTGAATCTCCTCACCAGCAGCTAACTcccaacaatagtttttcttgatTATGGCTAATCCTTTACAAACACCCATCCAAATCCAACTACCATTGCTACTTACCTCATCAGAGAGGggattataggtaggaaaatatTTGAACTTTAAGATTTGGTACCAAAAAGCATCTTCATCCTGTAAAAATATCCAAGCTAATTTTGTTAAAAGAGCAAGGTTAAAAATAGCAGCCTACCTAATATTTAACCCACCTCTATGTTTTGAATCAGCTACATTGGTCCATTTCTTAAGATAAATACCTTTAGTGTTGTTATCTTTATGCCAGAAAATTTTTATCTGAATGAAATCCATTCTATCAGTAACTTTTTTTGGCATGGGGAAAACAGACATCTGGTGCGTGGAGAGGGACCCTAGAACAGTCTGACAAAGAATAGTTCTAGATGGTTGGTTGAAATGCTTAGATTTTCAGACAGATAATCTATCATCGTATCTGTCAAACATACCAGTAAAGGATTCGGTCTTATTGGTTTGCAACAGAAGAGGGACTCCAAGATATTTATCTTGAAGTCCCATTTTCTTGATATTCAAGATATTTTTTATAGCAGTAATATCATTATGACAGGTTTTAGGACTAAAAGCTAGCCCTGACTTGTCAAAATTGATGGATTGTCCAGAAGCTTTACTAAAACTTTCCAAAATAGAGTTAAGATGTCTTACCTCCTTAGGATCGGCTTTGGTGAAAATCAgaatatcatctgcaaaaaatagaTGAGATACGGAAGGACAAGACGGATTGTTTTTAGCAATCTTAATACCTTTAATAAGATTATTATTTTCAGCTTGGGTAATAGCTCTACTGAGAACATCCATACAAATAATAAAGAGGTATGGAGACAAGGGATCACCTTGTCTCAAACCTCTGCTAGGATGGAAAACACTACCTGGAGAACCATTAAGCATGATTGAAGTggttattgtggaaacacactgCATTATCAAGTTAGAAAAAACATCATTGAAACCAAGGCAATTGAAGTAACCATTCAAGAATGACCATTCGATCATGTCAAAAGCTTTACTCATGTACAGTTTAATAGCCATTAGACCTTTTTTAGATTTATGCTTTTTCATAGAGTCAACTATTTCGTGTGCAATTACAATATTGTCTGTCATGAATCTATTCTGAACTAATGATTTTGCTTAACAGAGGTTTTAGCCTATTTGCTAATATTTTTAAAACCACTTTATAAGAAGTGTTACACAGACTAATAGGCCTGAAGTCACTAGATGTTTTAGGGCAATTCACCTTAGGAATCAAGGATAGAAAATTATGATTGCTCTCTTTTAACAAAAACTTACTACTGAAAAAAGACTGCACCATTTTCACTGTATCTTCACCAACAATGTCCCACATTTGTTGGTAGAAGCCTGGTGGAAAACCATCAGGACCAGGAGACATCCATGGTTTCATTTTGAAGACAACATCCTTTATTTCATCATAAGTAGGAATTTTGACAAGCAATTGATTATCTAGATCAGAAATACAAGGTTGAATATTTCTAAAAATATGTCTATCTCTAGTAGGGTTACTAGTTCTAGAAATAGCAGCAAAATGATGCAAGAGAGTATCAGCAATAACAGCTTTTATCTGTAATCCATATACCTGTGGGGTCTTGTAAGGCTTCAATCTGAGTCCTTCTTTTCCTGTAATTAGCCCTAGTATGAAAATACGCAGTATTCCTGTCGTCAAACTGCATTTTTTCATCTTTTGCTCTTTGTTTCCAGAATTCCTCCTCTATGTTTTTCCAGTATATTCTAGATCTTTAAATAAGTCGCTAATCCTCGAATCACTAGTATCTACAATGCCCTGAGAATGAAGGTGATCTAGTTGATTATTGATATTCTTAACCTTAGTTTGAATGTGTCCAAAGGGGTTAATGTTCCAATTTCTAAGAGCAATTTTTACGTTTTTCAAGTTTTTCTTATGCTTAAAATCATTCGAGCCTTGAATATCCGTTTTCCAATTAGCAGCGACTACATCCTTACAACTAGGATCTCTCAACCAACACTTATTGAACTTGTTTGGTCTTTTAATAATGGGACTATGATCACCTGCTGTAGGTGCTAAATGGTAAGAATAACTGTTTTCAAACATGTTAAACCATCTATCATTTCCTAGGACTCTGTCCAACCTTTCCTGAATAAGATAAGGGTCATGTCTcctattagaccaagtaaacATGTTTCCAGTAAAGGATATCGATTGAATGCCTAAGTACTCCACAAAATCATTCGCCTCATTTATATTAGTTTGAGATACAACATTGCCTCCAGACTTTTCAGAATTATGtagaataaaattaaaatcaccTGCAAGAATCCAAGGCTTATCAATATCTCTACTAAATTGTCTAACATAGATCCACTGGTCAACTCTATTACCATTTGGTAAAGCACCATACATACAAGTTAAGATAA harbors:
- the LOC113340601 gene encoding uncharacterized protein LOC113340601, which produces MAIKLYMSKAFDMIEWSFLNGYFNCLGFNDVFSNLIMQCVSTITTSIMLNGSPGSVFHPSRGLRQGDPLSPYLFIICMDVLSRAITQAENNNLIKGIKIAKNNPSCPSVSHLFFADDILIFTKADPKEDEDAFWYQILKFKYFPTYNPLSDERNVISSMVGFPWKRFWNVQLPPKVLHFLWRCIQDCLPTRDKIVKYVQDIDAICPLCGIENEPMQHLLVDCSVVHRIWFALNHSITGKTESNKLYSLVHWKTRCCIVFDKMQFRPTEFIVSVKNFITKVENAAISKISAMIDTETTTATWNPPTDPGQFIGAKGMQSSGSDEEQGEAIAALEAIKWALQKGIQDLHLEGDNLNVIESINGALGRINWRTNSVIQDCRSLLSGFVNWMCTHVKRDANGVADKIAKNTRTQSMDVWYTNAP